Within Rhodothermales bacterium, the genomic segment CCGCCCCGCTGGCTCGTCTCCTACCACTCACCCAGCGAAAAGGAGAGCCACACCGAGGCTCTCCGATCCATCGGAGTCGAGGGAGATCGACTTGACCTTCATCCGATCCGAAAGTTCATCCGTACCTCGTGTGCAGACGGGGTTATCGAAGGTGACCTGAGCACACTCTGGAACGGCTGAGGTGCGGCGATGGGCGAGCGGAAGCGCAACCGCTTGCAATGGGAGGGTGTCTTCTCCGGTCAGAGTCCGAGATCACCCGTGGGGTTCTCGTCGAAGAGCGGCCCCTCGCGGATGTACTCGCGGAGGACGCGCTCGCTCTTGTGCCGCGTATGCCGCATGAGGGCCCGCTCGTGTGCGCCCGCCTTCGCCGCCTGCGTCTCGATCAGCCCCGCCCTAGCCTCAGCCTTGCGAATGTCGCCCGTTATTGCGTGACATCACGCGAGCTCTAGCAGCACCTCGGGGTGCGCCGCCGCCACCTTCAGCAGCGTCACCGCCGCCGGGTCCGGCCGCCGCCGCCCCTGCTCCCAGTTCTGCAGCGTCCCCACCGGCACGCCGAGCGCCGCCGCGAACGCCGCCTGCGTCATCCCCTGCGCCTCCCGGATCTCTCGGGCGTCGGGCACGCCGTGAGCACGGACCGCCTCGCGGTCCACGCTGAGCTCGCCGCGCGCGTGGCGTCCCGCCTCCCGCACGCTCTCTTGGAGGTCGTCGAACAGCTGGTCATCCATGATCGGGGGGGCTGTGGTTCGAAGGGGTACGTTGTGTATAGGCTAGGCCCGTCGAGGGGCCGCCACCGGCCCCTCACACTCCGGCCGCAACGCGTCGTCGACGAGCCGCGCGAGCCGCTTCCGCTGCTCGGGCGTGAGGTCCTCGCGCTCGGCTTTCTCGTAGATCATAAGGAGGTACACGATGCCGCGCCGGGCGCAGTCGTAGGTGATGACGCGGAGGCCGCCGCGCTTCCCGCGCCCCGACGCCCCCCACCGCGCCTTGTGCACGTCGGGCACCCCGGGGATGGAGTCGATCCGCGTCGTCCGCTCGTACAGCGCGTTCTGCATCTCGCGGTACCCCTCGGCATCGAGGGCCCGTTTGTCGTAGAGCGCCCGGAGCCGCTTTGAGAACGTCGGCGTCTCGACGAAGAGCACGCCGCTGAGAGAATCCAGCGCGGAGGGATCATCGTCGGGCTGGGACGCGGAGGGCACGAGGGGGCAGGCACGGGTGAGGACGAGCACAGGCAGTATCGGTCCGCCAGTGGCGGAATTAAGTTCAATGTACGCCACTGGCGGACTTCGGATCCACCCTTCTTCTCAAAAAAGGGGAGCCTCCCAACGCCACCTCAAAATCCCCTCTCACCAACCCCAAGGCATCAGCGCGTCCCGCCTCCCGCACCCCCCTCCTAGGTCAGAACGTCTGGTCTTCCATGATCGTGGTAAAGGGGGAGGGGGCGCTCTTTTATGAGCTACGCCCGTCGAGGAGCGGCCACCGGCCCCTCACCCTCCGGCCGCAACGCGTCGTCGACGAGCCACGCAAGCCGCTCCCGTTGCTCGGGCGCGGGGCCTTCGCGCCCGGCGTCAAATCCCCTTCCCGAACAGCGCGTAGCGGCGGTCGCGGTCGGAGACGTGTGACGTGAAGCGGGTAGAGTAGTTGTCCCGGTGCATGAGGCAGATCATGCCGTCCTGGTAGACGTCCAGGCTGCGTTGGGCGGCCTCTGCGGAGAGCGCGCTCATCAGGCCTCCGTTCCGAAGGTCACCCCGGACGGCGGCGGTCTTGGCCAAGAAGCAGGGCCGCGCGAGCTCGGGGAAGTGGCGCTCGAAGCGGAGATCCGAGGCCGAGACGCGCGCCGGATTGCCCTGGCGGAGGAGGGGGCCGTAGTCGGGGAAGCAGATCAGGAATCCGGCCACGCGGCCCCGAGCGTCGAGCCCGATGACGGACGTGCGCGGGCAGAGCCGGCGGGCGACGCCCTCGCCGTAGGAGCGGCGGAAGTCGCGTTCGGAGAGGGGGAGGTAGGCCACGTTGTGGCTGAAGGCCTCATCGACGAACCCGTACAGCTCGTCGAGCCGTTCCATCCAGAGCCCCCCGGTGAGCGCCTCGATGCGGACCCCATTCGGAGGACGCGACAGGTAGTGGGCTTTGGAGCGCAGCAGCTCCCCGATGAGCGCCCGGTACCCCTTCGTCGTGGCGTGCGAGGTGTACTCGGCGGCGACCGCAAAGCCGAGCTCGTGGAGGATCTGCGGGTACCACGCCGGGTGGTAGGGCTCGCCTGGGAAGGGGGGCTCGTCGAACCCGCCCAGCCGCAGGCGGTAATCCCGGTGCGTCGTGAAGTTCACGGGGCCGTAGAGGCGTCGTGCGCCCTGCCCGGCCGCCCACGCCTCGACCCGCTGGAAGAGCTCCCGATTCGGTTCTAGCCCGTTCACCGTTTCCCAGAAGCCGAAGAATGCGGCGGGCTCGCCTTCCATGCGGAGGCGGGGGTCGAAGAACCCGGCCACCCTCGCCGCCCCTTCGCGGACGAGGAGCGTCGCGCGCCCCTCGGCGAAGTAGCCGTGCTCCTCGCTGAAAAGCCAATCCAGAGCAGCCGGGTCTTCGGGGATCCAGAGGGGATCGTCCTGGTAGATCTGGTGCGGAAGCCGCTTGAACGCCTCCGGTACGGGCTCGCCAATCACCCAGCTCATGCTCCGCCCTCGCATTCGGCGACGTCCGCCGTAGCCTCCGGCATCTCGACGCGGCCGGAGCCGCCGTCCATGCGCAGGACGTCGCCCGTCCGCACACGCCGTGTCAGGCCGGGGAGGCCGACGATGCAGGGGATGCCCAGCTCGCGGGCGACGACGGCCGAGTGCGAGAGGGCCGACCCGCGCTCGACTAGCAGGCCGGCGGCGAGCGGGAAGAGGGGGGCCCACCCGGGGTCGGTCCGTACGGCGCAGAGGATGCGCCCTGCTACCGGAGTCGCCGCGGACGGATCGAGCACGACGACGGCCTGAGCTTCGACCACGCCGGGGTAACAGCCGGTGCCATCGAGGTGGGGCGCGTGGTCGGGTGCCTGCTCGTAGGGGTAGAGGTAGTCGCTGGCGGCGTACGGCACGCCCCACGTCATGAAGTGATGAGGCATGTCGCTGTCTTCGTACGCCGAGAACTCGGCCTTTCGTAAGCGGCACAGTCCGGCTACGTCGGCCGTCGCCGCTACGCCCTCCACGTACCGCTCGATCTCCTCGACCGTGAGGTACAGGACGTCGCGGGCCTCGTCGAGGGCGCCGAAACCGCGCAGCTGCCGGCCGATCTCGAGGTAGATGCTACGGTACAGGCCGAACATCCGCGTACGCTGCATCCGCGTGCTCTCGCGGTGGCGCACCCCGCGGCGAAAGCCGTCGAGGTCCCGGCGGAACCGCCACAGCCGAACGGGACCCCAAAGCCTACATGCGTGGATCCGCTCTGCCACCTCGCGTTCCGTCCGCTCCCGGAGCGCGCGGGCCTCGCTGCGCAGCGTCGACGCCCGCAGGTCCGGTCGCTCGAGGAGGCCGCGCAGTAGGCTGAAGAGACGGGACGGGTCCTCGCGAGGCGTGACCGTCTCCATCTTCAACTCGCCCGCCGTCCGGTCCCCATACTCCTCGAGGTAGGCCTGGCACGCCTCCCAGATCGACGGCGCCTCCGCCTCGACGGCCCCGGGCAGGCGCTCGTCGGGGAGCGCATCCATGAGGCGGGCGAGAGCCTCCTCGCCGCGGACGGCGTCGCAGAGATCGAGGAGGCGGAGTGTGGGCTCGGTGCTCTCGAGTCCGTCGAGGCCGGAGAGCAACCCGCTCAACACGAGATCGGGCTGGTCGAACCCCGCGCGACGGAGCGCTCTCCGAACGCGCCCGCCCATCATCATCACGAAGAAGTCGTTGAGGATCGGGACGCTCCATCGCTCGAGCATGGTCGCGTGTAGTTTGCGAGCGAGGGCTACGAGTTCTGGGACGGTCCGCGTGTGGAGCGACGCCCGGTCCACGGCCTCGTAGGCCTCACGGAACTCCCGGTGGAAGGCGCCTACCAGCGCGTCCATCCGCCTGAAGCGCCTCAGCAGCCGGCCCAGCAGCACCAGCATCCCCGGGGCGCGTCGGACCTTATCCGAGGTGGAGATGGCCTCGTCCTGTACGAAGTCTACCGGGTCTTGGAGCCCCATCATCCGCTCCATGTCCTCCTTGTTGCGCCCGAAACTCGGCAACAGGAGGAGGCCCCGGTACCAGTTGTTGATGTTGTAATAGACCCGCCCCCGGATCAGGCCCAGCAGGTTGTCCAGCACGGCCTGGTGGGTCGCGATGCGGTCCTCGGGGATCTGCATGGCACGCATGGTCTGCCTGTAGACCGTGGCGTAGGCACGGCGGGCGAACGAGAACGTGAGCGGCGAGGTGACGCCGGAGTAGCTCTCCTGGATGTTCGAGTTGTCCCACACGGTCGGCGCCCCCGCGCCCTCCTGCGGCGGCGGCAGGGCGGTGATGGGACGGGCCTGGACGACCCATAGGCGGCCGTTCTCCCGCGTCCACTCGAGGTCGAGCGGCCTTCGGGCCGCCCTCGCGGCTCGTGCCCCGACGGCTACGATCTCGCGGACCGCCTCGTCCGAGAGCACGCGGTCCGTGCGGGGCGCGTGCTCCAGCCGGACGTACCGCGTGCCCCCCTCGTCGTCGGCCACCGCGGCCTCCTCCTGGTGCCCGACCGTGACCTCGACCGGGCCCGTTCCGTCGAGCCGGGCCACGTACTCGTCGGCGTCGACCCTGCCGGAGACGACGCCCTCGCCGAGGCCTACCGCCGCCGAAACGACGGCGTGCCGGCGGCTGCCGGTCGTCGGGTGAGCGGTGAACAGCACGCCGGAGGTCTCGCCCGTAATCATCGTCTGCACCACGACGGCGACGCCGAGCCGGTCGACCGAGACCCCGTGGCGGAGGCGGTAGGCGACGGCGCGGTCCGAGAGGGCGCTGGCCACGCACTTCGCCAGCGCCTCCACGACCCCGCCAACGCCCCGCACGTAGAGGAACGAGTCGAGCTGGCCCGCGAAGGACGCCTCGACCCCGTCCTCCCCAACGGCGGACGAACGTACGGCGATGTTCGGCTCTGCTCCGCCGTCATTGAGCGACGCCAGCGCCTCAGCGACCGCCTCGCGCAGGGCCAGCGGCGGCTCGATGGCGGCAACACGCGCCCGCAGCGACGCGAGGAGCTCGGGTGGGTACGCGCCTTGGCCGGCCGCCTCGGCGAGGCGACGCCGGATCTCCTCCGCCACGCCGCTCCCGTGGAGCATCCGTTCGGTCTCGGCAACGGGTATGACGAACCACGGCGGCACGGCCACCCCACACCGCATCAGCCACGCGAGCCCCGACGCTTTGCCCCCGAGCTGGTCCGGCCCAGCCCGAGAGGCATCGCGAGGGTACAGGAGCGGAGCGGTCATAGGGGAGCGGGGGGGCGTGACGGGGCGAATATAAACGAGCATGCAGGGGCCGACGGCCCCTGGGAGATCCCGTCATTAAGTTGCGTCGCATAGTAAACCGCCCATGCCTTCCTCCGCGTCCCACAACTTCGTCCGCTTCATCAGGGACGCCGCCTCCCGTCATCCCGAGCGGACGGCTCTCGCGCTGCCGGATATCGGCCGCCTGCGCGGTCCTGAGATCGCGGAGCGCGCCTCGTTCTCGGACCTGTGGAGGCGCATCGAGATCCTCGCCGCCACGTTGCGCCGAAAGCAGGTCGGTCTCGGGGACCGCGTCCTGGTTCTCGTACCGCTTTCGGTGGACCTGTACGCCGCTGTGCTCGCCGCGATGGCCATCGGGGCCGTAGCCGTGCTCGCGCCTGCCGGAAGCGGGCTGAAGCCCTTCCGGAACGCCGTGGCGGCCGCCCGCCCCCAGGGCGTTATCGGCACGCGCGCCACGCTTCGTCTCCGGTGGCTTGTGCCCAGTCTCTGGTCGGCCCGAGCCGTCCGCACAGGCATCCAGCACACAGGGAGCCCCCCGTTGGAACTGGCCGAGGTGGGGTCCGGTGCAGGCGCGCTCTTGACGTTCACGTCCGGGAGCACGGGGCGTCCGAAGGGTGCCGTGCGGACACACGGCACCCTGTCCGCGCAGCACCGCGCCCTCGACGCGTCCCACCCCGTCGCGGACACCGCCGTCGCCCTCACCTGCTTCCCCGTCGTAGCGCTGCACCACCTCTGCTGCGGCACCCCCACCGTACTGCCGGCCGTCGACCTCAAGGACATCTCGTCGGTGCGTCCGGACTGGGTCCTGCGGCAGCTCGCGTCCGAGCGCATCACCGACCTCACAGGCCCGCCCCCGTTCGTCCAGGCGCTCGCCGACCATGCCCTGTCGACCGGGGCTCCAGTCGAGGGTCTCCGGCAGATCGGGATCGGCGGTGGGCCAGTCGGGAGGTCGCTCTTGGAAGCGGCGGCCAAAGCCTTCCCGTCCGCCGTCACCGCCGTGATCTATGGTTCCACTGAGGCCGAGCCCGTGGCCTCCGTCCACGCCTCCGAACTCCTCGCCCTTCCGGCAGAGGAGATCCGGGGATACCCCGCCGGCTTCGATGACCCCGCCGCGCGGGTCATGCTCGTCCGGGTCGAAGACGCGCCGGTCCGTCTCGAGGAGGGGGAGCGCCTCGCGGACCTCGCGGTAGCGGACGGGGAGTGGGGCGAGGTGATCGTGAGCGGGAGCCACGTCGTCGAGCGGTACGTGGGCGCACCGGAGGAGGAGGAGCGGAACAAGATCCGCGACGAGGCGGGGACCGTGTGGCACCGGATGGGCGACGTCGCGTGTAGGGACGAGCGAGGGATGCTCTGGCTAGGGGGGCGGGTCGGCCGCATGATCCCGGGCGCACACGGCCCCATGGCCCCCTTCCCACTCGAGATCGCCATCGAGCGGCAGCCAGACATCTCGCGAGCCGTGCTCCATGTCTGGCGTGGAAACGTCGTGTTGTGGATCGAAGGTACCCCCACCGACGAGGACATAGGGGCGGTGCGCGCCATACTCGCGCACGCCGGACTCCCCGATGTAGAGATGCGTGGGGGCGTCCGCATACCCGTCGACCCGCGGCATCAGTGGAAGGTGGATTACGCTGCGCTGGATCGTATGGCGCAAAAGGGGGGCGGGTAGCGCACGTAAGGCTGCGCGTCACGTCGCAGGGACGCCGCGTCCCGTGGCCCTCTCTCCGAGCCTATCTTAGGCTCGATGGAACCCGCCCTCCAGCCTCTGCTCCCCGAAGAAGCCCAGCCTCGGAGCGAGATCGCCCGCTCCATGCGGTTCGACTCGCTTCGGTACTCGACCGTTTGGGAGGACATCAGCCTCCTCCGCCAGGGGCTGCGTATCCAGCCGGGCGACGACGTTCTGTCGATCACCTCCGCTGGCGACAACGTTCTCGGGATGCTCCTCGAAGGGCCGCGCTCGGTCACGGCCATCGACCTGAACCCCTGCCAGACGGCCGTGCTGAACCTCAAGCTGGCCGCGCTTCAGAGCCTTGGCCACGAGGAGTTCGTCGGGCTTCTCGGCGTGCGGCCTCACCACGACCGCTGGGGCCTATACGCGGCGTGCCGCGAGCACCTGACGCCGGCGGGGCGGGCGTTTTGGGATGAGCAGCGGGAGGCCATCGCGGCCGGCATAGCAAGTAGCGGGCGGCTGGACCGCTACATCGCGGCATGGCACGATGCTGTGCTTCACAGGCACATGGCAGCGGAGGAGGTGGCAGCGGCCTTCGAGGTCGTCGACCTCGAAGAGCAGCGCCGCATCTACCGTGACCACTTCGACAACCGGGCGTTCGAGGAAGGCTTCACGTGGTACTTTGGCGAGGAGATGATGGGGCGCAACGGCCGCGATCCAGCGCAGTTCGCGCACGTAGAGGTAGACGCGGGCGAGCATTTCCTGCGCCGGTTCCGGTACGCGTTCACGAGCCTCCCCCTGAAGGGAAACTTCTACCTGGAGCGGTTCATGACCGGAGGCGTGGCGTCGCTGGAGGGGGCTCACCCCTACCTTCGCCCTGCCCATTACGAACGCCTTCGCGCCCTCTCGGGCCGTGTCCGTACGGTGACGGACGAGCTCGAGACGTTCGTCGACCGGTGCGACCCGGGCGCCTTTTCGAAGGCCAACCTGTCCGACGTCTTCGAGTACGCGTCCCCGGAGAACGCAGCCCACCTGTTCGAGGCCCTCCACCGCGTCATGCGGCCGGGCAGCCGCCTCGCCTACTGGTCCCTCTTGGTCGACCGCTCTCGTCCACCCCACCTGGATGCGCGGTTCGTCTCCCACGCCGCCGAGGCCTACGGTCTCTGGCGTCAAGATCGCTCCTGGTTCTACCGCAGCTTCCACCTAGAGGAGACCCGCGAAGGCGGTGAGGCATGAGTGACCCCCCGGGGCCCCTGATGCGCCGCAGCCGGCTCGGCCTAGGCATCCTCGTTGCCCTCCTCGTCGCAGGCACCCCGTTCGTGCTACGTGCCATCGTCCCGGACAACAGCCTGGACGTCTGGTTCGTCGAAGGCGACCCGGCGCTCGCCGAGTACGAGCGCTTTCAGGAGACCTTCGGCAACGACGAGGTGATCCTGATCGGGTACCGCCCGGGCGGCGACGTGCTCGGCGAGGAGCCGCTCGAGCGCGTGGCGGCGCTTGGCCAGCGCCTGAGGCGCATCGAAGGGGTGGCCGACGTCCACTCCATCGCCGAGGCGGAGGACGTCGTCCGCGACGGGTTCGGGTACAGCGTCGTTCGCCTGCGGGACCACTTCGACTACGACGTCGACGCCATGCGAGAGGTGTTGCTGGACTCCCCGCTCTCCGCCGGCCGCCTCATCAACGCCGACGCTACGATGGCGCTCATCTGGGTCCAGATGGCCGCGCTCGAGAACTTCGAGGACGTGCGCGACGACATCGTCGTGGCGGTCCGAGCGGAGGCGGACGCCGTCCTCGGCGCTTCCCATGCCTACGTCGGCGGTCTTGGCGTCATCTACACGGCCTTGAACCAGGCGACCCAGCGTGACTTCGGCGTCTTCATGGGCGTGTGCTACGTCCTCCTCCTCGCGCTGCTGGGCGCCGTCTTCCGCCGCGCCAGCGTCGCGCTGGTCGCTATGGGCGTCGTGGGGATCACCACGTGGCTTACGCTCGCCGTAGCCGGGCTATTCGACCGTCCGCTCAACGCCGTCACGGTCACCATCCCGACCCTGATCGCGGTGTTCGCGTTGGCCGACATCGTCCACGTCCTCAACCACCACACCGCCGCGGCGCGGCGCCTGCCCGGTGCAGGGGCATGGGACGTGGCCCGCGAGGCCTTGCGCCGGGCGTTCACTCCCAGCCTCTACACCTCGCTGACGACGGCCGCCGGGTTCTTGGCGTTGACGAGCGCGCCCATCGCTGCGCTGCGCCAGTTCGGCGCCCTCGCCGCGACCGGCATCGCCCTCGCCTTCGCCGTGACGTTCGTACTCGGCGCCATCGCTCTGCCCCGCCTGCGCCCGGCGAGCGACCGCAGCGCTACGCTGGGCGCGATCGAACTGGGGCTAGAGCGCCTCTTCCGACTCGTCTGGGCACGTCCGCTCGCCACGGCCGCCGTGGTCGCGGTCATCGCCGTCGTTGCCGCGTTTGGGGCCGGCAGGGTGACGGCGGACACCTACACGATCGGCTACCTCCCGGACGACGACCGCGCTACTCGGGACCACCTGGCGCTCGAGTCGGAGTGGGGGCCGTACACGCCCGTCGATCTCGTCGTCCGGCCCCTCGGCGGCCGACGGGTAGACGATCCCGCTATGCTGAGGGCCTCCGCCTCGTTCTCCGACGCGGTGCAGGACCGCACCGGAGTCGCCTCCGCGTTCGGCCTCCATACGCTGGTCGGCCGCTACTCCGAGGTGCGGGTCGGCGACGACCGCCTGATGGACGATTCGGCCAACGTCGCGCTGGCTATGGAGCGACTGGAGGA encodes:
- a CDS encoding type II toxin-antitoxin system RelE/ParE family toxin, with protein sequence MPSASQPDDDPSALDSLSGVLFVETPTFSKRLRALYDKRALDAEGYREMQNALYERTTRIDSIPGVPDVHKARWGASGRGKRGGLRVITYDCARRGIVYLLMIYEKAEREDLTPEQRKRLARLVDDALRPECEGPVAAPRRA
- a CDS encoding MMPL family transporter, with protein sequence MSDPPGPLMRRSRLGLGILVALLVAGTPFVLRAIVPDNSLDVWFVEGDPALAEYERFQETFGNDEVILIGYRPGGDVLGEEPLERVAALGQRLRRIEGVADVHSIAEAEDVVRDGFGYSVVRLRDHFDYDVDAMREVLLDSPLSAGRLINADATMALIWVQMAALENFEDVRDDIVVAVRAEADAVLGASHAYVGGLGVIYTALNQATQRDFGVFMGVCYVLLLALLGAVFRRASVALVAMGVVGITTWLTLAVAGLFDRPLNAVTVTIPTLIAVFALADIVHVLNHHTAAARRLPGAGAWDVAREALRRAFTPSLYTSLTTAAGFLALTSAPIAALRQFGALAATGIALAFAVTFVLGAIALPRLRPASDRSATLGAIELGLERLFRLVWARPLATAAVVAVIAVVAAFGAGRVTADTYTIGYLPDDDRATRDHLALESEWGPYTPVDLVVRPLGGRRVDDPAMLRASASFSDAVQDRTGVASAFGLHTLVGRYSEVRVGDDRLMDDSANVALAMERLEDERNADLRRISTADYRAGRIVLTGPMMSARDLGRTLSDVQEVVDAHFAGLAEVAPAGYPPLYVQIVERVTSSQVRSFWIALVMVTLLLAFCLRDLRLALLAVPVNLFPILIMFGTMGWLGIPLDVATATVAAILLGVAVDDTIHLLYHVRGARATAGTREALFSAARGAGRAVVLTSLILAVGFSVLMLASVSTVFYFGLLTAVAAVGALVGDLVLLPLLLRVVYGRAAAEPAS
- a CDS encoding PEP/pyruvate-binding domain-containing protein, producing MTAPLLYPRDASRAGPDQLGGKASGLAWLMRCGVAVPPWFVIPVAETERMLHGSGVAEEIRRRLAEAAGQGAYPPELLASLRARVAAIEPPLALREAVAEALASLNDGGAEPNIAVRSSAVGEDGVEASFAGQLDSFLYVRGVGGVVEALAKCVASALSDRAVAYRLRHGVSVDRLGVAVVVQTMITGETSGVLFTAHPTTGSRRHAVVSAAVGLGEGVVSGRVDADEYVARLDGTGPVEVTVGHQEEAAVADDEGGTRYVRLEHAPRTDRVLSDEAVREIVAVGARAARAARRPLDLEWTRENGRLWVVQARPITALPPPQEGAGAPTVWDNSNIQESYSGVTSPLTFSFARRAYATVYRQTMRAMQIPEDRIATHQAVLDNLLGLIRGRVYYNINNWYRGLLLLPSFGRNKEDMERMMGLQDPVDFVQDEAISTSDKVRRAPGMLVLLGRLLRRFRRMDALVGAFHREFREAYEAVDRASLHTRTVPELVALARKLHATMLERWSVPILNDFFVMMMGGRVRRALRRAGFDQPDLVLSGLLSGLDGLESTEPTLRLLDLCDAVRGEEALARLMDALPDERLPGAVEAEAPSIWEACQAYLEEYGDRTAGELKMETVTPREDPSRLFSLLRGLLERPDLRASTLRSEARALRERTEREVAERIHACRLWGPVRLWRFRRDLDGFRRGVRHRESTRMQRTRMFGLYRSIYLEIGRQLRGFGALDEARDVLYLTVEEIERYVEGVAATADVAGLCRLRKAEFSAYEDSDMPHHFMTWGVPYAASDYLYPYEQAPDHAPHLDGTGCYPGVVEAQAVVVLDPSAATPVAGRILCAVRTDPGWAPLFPLAAGLLVERGSALSHSAVVARELGIPCIVGLPGLTRRVRTGDVLRMDGGSGRVEMPEATADVAECEGGA
- a CDS encoding helix-turn-helix domain-containing protein, which encodes MDDQLFDDLQESVREAGRHARGELSVDREAVRAHGVPDAREIREAQGMTQAAFAAALGVPVGTLQNWEQGRRRPDPAAVTLLKVAAAHPEVLLELA
- a CDS encoding AMP-binding protein yields the protein MPSSASHNFVRFIRDAASRHPERTALALPDIGRLRGPEIAERASFSDLWRRIEILAATLRRKQVGLGDRVLVLVPLSVDLYAAVLAAMAIGAVAVLAPAGSGLKPFRNAVAAARPQGVIGTRATLRLRWLVPSLWSARAVRTGIQHTGSPPLELAEVGSGAGALLTFTSGSTGRPKGAVRTHGTLSAQHRALDASHPVADTAVALTCFPVVALHHLCCGTPTVLPAVDLKDISSVRPDWVLRQLASERITDLTGPPPFVQALADHALSTGAPVEGLRQIGIGGGPVGRSLLEAAAKAFPSAVTAVIYGSTEAEPVASVHASELLALPAEEIRGYPAGFDDPAARVMLVRVEDAPVRLEEGERLADLAVADGEWGEVIVSGSHVVERYVGAPEEEERNKIRDEAGTVWHRMGDVACRDERGMLWLGGRVGRMIPGAHGPMAPFPLEIAIERQPDISRAVLHVWRGNVVLWIEGTPTDEDIGAVRAILAHAGLPDVEMRGGVRIPVDPRHQWKVDYAALDRMAQKGGG
- a CDS encoding DUF3419 family protein, which gives rise to MEPALQPLLPEEAQPRSEIARSMRFDSLRYSTVWEDISLLRQGLRIQPGDDVLSITSAGDNVLGMLLEGPRSVTAIDLNPCQTAVLNLKLAALQSLGHEEFVGLLGVRPHHDRWGLYAACREHLTPAGRAFWDEQREAIAAGIASSGRLDRYIAAWHDAVLHRHMAAEEVAAAFEVVDLEEQRRIYRDHFDNRAFEEGFTWYFGEEMMGRNGRDPAQFAHVEVDAGEHFLRRFRYAFTSLPLKGNFYLERFMTGGVASLEGAHPYLRPAHYERLRALSGRVRTVTDELETFVDRCDPGAFSKANLSDVFEYASPENAAHLFEALHRVMRPGSRLAYWSLLVDRSRPPHLDARFVSHAAEAYGLWRQDRSWFYRSFHLEETREGGEA